The following are from one region of the Candidatus Krumholzibacteriia bacterium genome:
- a CDS encoding lipopolysaccharide biosynthesis protein produces MSPIDRVRHFGSTPAAAMAAANASTVALNLVQGFLFARILGPEDYGVWLGLLLLFQYGQYSYLGATTSVLRQIPLQRGRRDEARARRLTAAAHGLVLTTNVGWVLLGAALAFTVYGDVWFGALALVGLTVLEIWLQQGQAELKGSQRFHAAAGVIATRGVVNLILLPLVVWLGLEGAYLRWFVLATLLLVLTWRFDPVPLRWRFDRADFAALIRDGGPILMVGVVFAFQVHCDRTLLLLMADDVAMGHYGIAAILMTVMMAVPAAVGQTSYPGMVEEFGRTGRTDGLWRATLRRTARVGGVAVFAAGCAWVLLPPFVRWVLPDFAPGTDAARFVLPGTVFLASSVPVSYFVQTIGRQGLHVAVNLVALTGQAGLGVIALQRGTGIEGLAVAMSIGFAVYLALLTATASRARFAPRREAPVGEPGRT; encoded by the coding sequence TTGAGTCCGATCGATCGGGTTCGCCACTTCGGCTCGACTCCGGCCGCGGCCATGGCGGCCGCCAACGCCAGCACCGTCGCCCTGAACCTCGTCCAGGGCTTTCTCTTCGCGCGGATCCTCGGCCCCGAGGACTACGGCGTGTGGCTGGGCCTGCTCCTGCTGTTCCAGTACGGGCAGTACAGCTACCTGGGCGCGACGACCTCGGTCCTGCGGCAGATCCCGCTGCAGCGCGGCCGCCGCGACGAAGCGCGGGCCCGGCGGCTCACTGCGGCAGCGCACGGGCTCGTGCTCACCACGAACGTCGGCTGGGTCCTGCTCGGGGCGGCCCTGGCCTTCACCGTGTACGGCGACGTGTGGTTCGGAGCGCTCGCGCTGGTCGGACTGACCGTGCTCGAGATCTGGCTGCAGCAGGGCCAGGCCGAACTCAAGGGCAGTCAGCGTTTCCACGCCGCCGCCGGCGTGATCGCCACGCGGGGTGTGGTGAACCTGATCCTGCTGCCGCTCGTGGTGTGGCTGGGCCTCGAGGGCGCCTATCTGCGCTGGTTCGTGCTCGCCACGCTGCTGCTGGTCCTGACCTGGCGCTTCGATCCCGTTCCCTTGCGTTGGCGCTTCGACCGCGCGGACTTCGCGGCGTTGATCCGTGACGGCGGCCCGATCCTGATGGTCGGGGTGGTCTTCGCTTTCCAGGTGCACTGTGACCGCACGCTTCTGCTGTTGATGGCCGACGACGTGGCCATGGGGCACTACGGCATCGCGGCGATCCTGATGACGGTGATGATGGCCGTGCCCGCCGCCGTGGGACAGACCTCGTATCCCGGCATGGTCGAGGAGTTCGGGCGGACCGGTCGTACCGACGGGCTGTGGCGCGCCACACTGCGGCGAACCGCCCGCGTGGGCGGCGTGGCGGTTTTCGCCGCCGGCTGCGCGTGGGTGCTGCTACCGCCCTTCGTTCGCTGGGTGCTTCCCGACTTCGCGCCGGGCACCGACGCCGCGCGCTTCGTGCTGCCGGGGACCGTGTTCCTCGCGAGCAGCGTTCCGGTGAGCTACTTCGTGCAGACCATCGGCCGCCAGGGACTGCACGTGGCCGTGAACCTCGTGGCACTGACCGGTCAGGCCGGGTTGGGCGTGATCGCGCTGCAGCGGGGCACGGGGATCGAGGGACTGGCCGTGGCCATGTCGATCGGCTTCGCCGTCTACCTGGCGTTGCTGACCGCCACCGCGTCACGTGCGCGCTTCGCGCCCCGTCGCGAGGCGCCGGTCGGAGAACCGGGAAGAACCTGA
- a CDS encoding FlgD immunoglobulin-like domain containing protein, with protein MYALTSRSYGAPALFLGLAALLVFGTTPVQAGCIDVSIADEITVDPGETVTVPVFVSDVDQGLHPIYSYEIDIQYCPYDTRNTLELVGVNDENTLPASLDWRAPVWSEDDGVIRIVSAGDQPLPGGTRGTLLNLVFEVSPVAQGCDVCDIVVLDVLFNEPDQDNVVCMGDGQVVLDHYACVGEVEFWNQNWINLTRTWQRRPMQEVKTRFLGNCGELPSRSTTFTDEDGWYTLNCLLSCTDENTVTPTRFYDQNPQVRERITTMDASLVLQYVIGSQAADVWNPDNPNAEFLRDDCDVNPPEVASDVSGDGSISAYDASLILRWYVGEIQRFPADNEDLWFFYNRSTCEVDVGTCPSSTDELGEEVEGPDFIGLLLGDVNGSWGDEDTTSDPADVDPLYRETDMTVATLRLGETREEGDAVIVPVLAEGDAALSAGALSFQIDNAAQYEGVRSPRGNGVLTAGHAAGDVLTVAFATGEAFEANGALVELVFDRAADVSMLDAELNDGAVTVVMDNRDVTSASVPNRTTLVVHGNHPNPFNPKTQISFYLPEERRTTVQVYDVFGRVVRTLAMDETMAGEVALEWDGTDDRGGAVASGVYFARVSAGDWTASHKMVLSK; from the coding sequence ATGTATGCGCTGACAAGTCGGTCGTACGGCGCCCCCGCTCTCTTCCTCGGCCTCGCGGCCCTTCTGGTGTTCGGCACGACGCCCGTCCAGGCCGGATGCATCGACGTGTCGATCGCCGACGAGATCACGGTCGATCCCGGAGAGACGGTCACCGTGCCGGTGTTCGTCTCGGACGTCGACCAGGGTCTGCATCCCATCTACAGCTACGAGATCGACATCCAGTACTGCCCCTACGACACCCGTAACACGCTCGAGCTCGTCGGGGTGAACGACGAGAACACGTTGCCCGCGTCCCTGGACTGGCGTGCGCCCGTGTGGTCGGAGGACGACGGTGTGATCCGCATCGTGTCCGCCGGCGATCAGCCGTTGCCCGGCGGCACACGGGGCACGCTGCTCAATCTGGTCTTCGAGGTGAGCCCGGTCGCGCAGGGCTGCGACGTCTGCGACATCGTCGTCCTCGACGTCCTGTTCAACGAGCCCGATCAGGACAACGTCGTGTGCATGGGCGACGGCCAGGTGGTCCTGGACCACTACGCCTGTGTCGGAGAGGTCGAGTTCTGGAACCAGAACTGGATCAATCTGACTCGTACCTGGCAGCGTCGCCCCATGCAGGAGGTCAAGACGCGCTTCCTCGGCAACTGTGGCGAGCTGCCGTCGCGGAGCACGACCTTCACCGACGAGGACGGTTGGTACACCCTCAACTGCCTCCTGAGCTGCACCGACGAGAACACGGTCACGCCGACCCGGTTCTACGACCAGAATCCGCAGGTGCGGGAACGCATCACGACCATGGATGCCTCGCTGGTCCTGCAGTACGTGATCGGGTCGCAGGCGGCGGACGTCTGGAACCCGGACAACCCGAATGCGGAATTCCTGCGTGACGACTGTGACGTGAATCCCCCAGAGGTTGCCTCGGACGTCTCGGGCGACGGCTCGATCTCGGCCTACGATGCCTCGTTGATCCTGCGTTGGTACGTCGGCGAGATCCAGCGCTTCCCGGCCGACAACGAGGACCTGTGGTTCTTCTACAACCGGTCCACCTGCGAGGTCGACGTGGGAACCTGCCCGTCGTCGACCGATGAGCTCGGCGAGGAAGTGGAAGGCCCCGATTTCATCGGCCTGCTCCTGGGTGACGTGAACGGCAGCTGGGGGGACGAGGACACGACCTCGGATCCGGCCGACGTCGATCCTCTCTATCGTGAGACCGACATGACCGTGGCGACGCTCCGACTCGGGGAGACCCGCGAGGAGGGCGATGCCGTGATCGTTCCGGTGCTCGCCGAGGGAGACGCCGCGCTGTCCGCCGGTGCGCTCAGCTTCCAGATCGACAATGCGGCGCAGTACGAGGGCGTGCGCTCGCCTCGTGGGAACGGCGTTCTGACGGCCGGTCATGCCGCCGGCGACGTGTTGACCGTGGCCTTCGCCACCGGTGAGGCCTTCGAGGCGAACGGCGCGTTGGTCGAACTGGTCTTCGACCGGGCCGCCGACGTGTCGATGCTCGACGCCGAGCTGAACGACGGGGCCGTGACCGTGGTCATGGACAACCGCGACGTGACGTCGGCGTCGGTGCCGAATCGGACCACCCTCGTGGTCCACGGCAACCACCCGAACCCCTTCAACCCGAAGACCCAGATCTCGTTCTACCTCCCCGAGGAGCGGCGGACGACGGTCCAGGTCTACGACGTGTTCGGGCGGGTCGTGCGGACGCTGGCCATGGACGAGACGATGGCCGGGGAAGTGGCGCTCGAGTGGGACGGCACCGACGATCGCGGCGGTGCGGTGGCCAGCGGCGTGTACTTCGCCCGTGTCAGTGCGGGGGACTGGACGGCCTCTCACAAGATGGTGCTCAGCAAGTAG
- a CDS encoding class I SAM-dependent methyltransferase, which produces MSTVVPGLIERKVRVFRRDVWRVASSLPAWLRYRASGRLPEPAGLEVGGLSRRDLQLYVDPWYHDFAALGVPTPQGDDHFPGNQRSKEPVLTSMLEEALSRSRAETPSLLELFCADGYFGCMAAQKGAGSVVGIDLNPYHLSRARLAARMLGLEDRVRFERRNVFAVDGRYDVIMNCGGLYHIDNPWELLRRNRALAPDVLIVQTVYSLARTEADYFETPTPGWTWGCRFSLAFFEDMLMRAGWRIERMETNELEGNTRPEDRGSVYAVCVPAG; this is translated from the coding sequence GTGTCGACCGTGGTTCCGGGTCTGATCGAACGCAAGGTACGCGTGTTCCGGCGCGATGTCTGGCGGGTGGCGTCGAGCCTGCCCGCGTGGCTGCGCTACCGCGCGTCCGGCCGTCTGCCCGAACCCGCCGGGCTCGAGGTCGGCGGCCTGTCGCGCCGCGACCTGCAGTTGTACGTCGACCCCTGGTACCACGACTTCGCTGCGCTCGGCGTGCCCACGCCCCAGGGCGACGATCACTTCCCGGGCAATCAGCGTTCGAAGGAACCGGTGCTGACGTCGATGCTCGAAGAAGCTCTGTCGCGCTCGCGGGCCGAGACGCCTTCGCTGCTCGAACTGTTCTGTGCCGATGGCTACTTCGGCTGCATGGCCGCGCAGAAGGGCGCGGGTTCGGTCGTCGGGATCGATCTCAATCCCTACCACCTCTCTCGCGCGCGCCTCGCCGCGCGGATGCTCGGCCTGGAAGACCGCGTGCGCTTCGAGCGCCGCAACGTCTTCGCCGTCGACGGCCGCTACGACGTGATCATGAACTGCGGTGGCCTGTACCACATCGACAACCCGTGGGAGCTGCTACGGCGCAACCGCGCTCTCGCGCCCGACGTGCTGATCGTGCAGACGGTGTACAGCCTGGCCCGCACCGAAGCCGACTATTTCGAGACCCCCACGCCCGGTTGGACCTGGGGCTGTCGCTTCAGCCTGGCCTTCTTCGAGGACATGCTGATGCGCGCCGGCTGGCGGATCGAGCGGATGGAGACCAACGAGCTCGAGGGCAACACGCGACCGGAGGATCGGGGGTCGGTGTACGCGGTGTGCGTGCCGGCCGGGTGA
- a CDS encoding DUF4153 domain-containing protein, with product MLGRLVLERVGEAPIRVARRFPAVTVVVLTAAVAAQWMVAGSAGAAVRILVASTFAVPALTATALARETRVGNRGLLALDTLVVAVAVAFAWMWPAWSEAVGITRLVQANLAGLLAVAVLPFLVRDGRAMFWPFNRTLFVRFVVASIFAGVLFAGLALAIAALQTLFDLSLPDEIYAHLLFLLLTVFHPLYVLSGIPAPLRALADDDDLPAVIRVFAQFVLLPLVCVYLAILLAYLARVLISQEWPQGWIGWMVSAVAVAGQLAVLLLDPLTRTHRGGWVRRAARIYYAAMIPSLVMLLVAIWLRVAQYGITENRYFLAALAIWMLLLCIGRTVGAWRDPRWIPASLAVVVLLTSAGPWSAYAVSQASQAARLERLLDDAGRLENGVAVAGTGTVDVATVEEVVSVVRHLVGTYGPHAVDPWFGGDVSAGIDTARSPHPHSEAADRIVRRALQRIGLDGTEVLKARNAVSVTLRAADATWSFPIEDATHVAAFVLRMPQPQEITLAGDALVLTVVGGRLVATRREAVADTAFVASLEGAFDRAKPRSPTAAKGPSGEDVVVLAVIGPDWTGKVVVESIHAWVEGDSRRVESMAGTLLLRRR from the coding sequence GTGCTCGGTCGTCTCGTACTGGAACGTGTCGGTGAAGCGCCGATTCGTGTCGCGCGGAGATTCCCGGCGGTCACCGTCGTGGTGCTGACGGCAGCGGTTGCCGCGCAGTGGATGGTCGCCGGGAGCGCGGGGGCCGCCGTCCGGATCCTGGTGGCCTCGACCTTCGCGGTACCGGCCCTGACCGCCACGGCGCTCGCTCGTGAGACACGCGTCGGAAATCGCGGCTTGCTCGCACTCGACACACTCGTGGTCGCAGTGGCCGTCGCCTTTGCGTGGATGTGGCCGGCGTGGTCGGAGGCCGTGGGTATCACCCGCCTCGTTCAGGCCAACCTCGCCGGCCTGCTCGCGGTCGCGGTCCTCCCGTTCCTGGTCCGCGACGGACGCGCGATGTTCTGGCCCTTCAACCGGACGCTCTTCGTCCGCTTCGTGGTGGCCTCGATCTTCGCGGGTGTCCTCTTCGCGGGACTGGCGCTGGCAATCGCCGCGCTCCAGACCCTCTTCGACCTGTCCTTGCCCGACGAGATCTACGCGCACCTCCTGTTCCTCCTGCTCACCGTCTTCCACCCGCTGTACGTGCTGTCGGGGATCCCGGCACCGCTGCGCGCCCTCGCGGACGACGACGACCTGCCGGCCGTGATCCGCGTGTTCGCGCAGTTCGTCCTCTTGCCGCTGGTGTGCGTGTACCTGGCGATCCTGCTCGCCTATCTCGCCCGCGTGCTTATCTCGCAGGAATGGCCCCAGGGATGGATCGGATGGATGGTCTCGGCCGTTGCGGTGGCAGGGCAGCTCGCGGTGTTGCTGCTGGACCCGCTGACGCGCACCCATCGCGGGGGATGGGTACGGCGGGCAGCGCGGATCTACTACGCGGCCATGATTCCTTCACTGGTGATGCTCCTCGTGGCGATCTGGTTGCGGGTGGCGCAGTACGGGATCACCGAGAACCGGTACTTCCTCGCCGCGCTCGCGATCTGGATGCTTCTGCTGTGCATCGGACGCACGGTGGGCGCGTGGCGTGATCCGCGGTGGATCCCGGCGTCGCTGGCGGTGGTCGTGCTCCTGACGAGCGCCGGACCCTGGAGCGCGTACGCGGTGTCGCAGGCCTCGCAGGCCGCCCGGCTGGAACGCCTGCTCGACGACGCCGGGCGGCTCGAGAACGGCGTGGCCGTCGCCGGCACCGGTACCGTGGACGTGGCCACGGTGGAGGAGGTCGTCAGCGTCGTCCGGCATCTCGTCGGAACCTACGGGCCCCATGCGGTCGATCCGTGGTTCGGCGGCGACGTGTCCGCGGGGATCGACACGGCGCGCTCACCGCACCCGCACTCGGAGGCCGCGGACCGGATCGTCCGGCGTGCACTCCAGCGGATCGGACTGGACGGGACCGAGGTGCTCAAGGCACGGAACGCCGTCTCCGTCACACTCCGGGCTGCCGACGCCACGTGGTCGTTCCCGATCGAGGACGCCACGCATGTCGCGGCCTTCGTGCTCCGGATGCCGCAGCCGCAGGAGATCACACTCGCGGGCGACGCCCTCGTGCTGACGGTCGTCGGAGGGCGGTTGGTCGCGACCCGGCGGGAGGCGGTTGCCGACACCGCATTCGTCGCATCGCTGGAAGGGGCGTTCGACCGGGCGAAGCCACGGTCACCGACCGCCGCGAAGGGCCCGAGCGGAGAGGATGTCGTCGTGCTCGCCGTGATCGGGCCGGACTGGACCGGCAAGGTCGTCGTGGAGTCCATCCACGCGTGGGTCGAGGGCGACTCCCGCCGCGTCGAGTCGATGGCCGGAACCCTCCTGCTCCGTCGTCGGTGA
- a CDS encoding OPT family oligopeptide transporter — protein sequence MTPTTKTTPEVRPADPGTAPETTGPPPAPAMPPDSGPDERRDAFVRRGPHESPRDYDARWRDEIYQGSVPQLTVRAVATGTVLGSILAVSNLYVGLKAGWSLSVTITALVLSTALWRVLTASKLARSDMSLLEQNCMQSTAAAAGNTSSVVLVTAVPAWMLVTDRYVDPFVLVAWTFLVSVLGLALAVPFKRQLLHYERLAWPSAVAMAQTLRTLHARGSAAVDQARWLFGSALVAGAVRWSIGNTFGWWKLPAWPETIALPGRWGALGVGIDASALYYAAGALLGPRVSGWMLVGSASVWLGFVPWLLSTGRLDEPGYGAVMFAGALWAGAGIMVAAGITGLFLQAGVLLRGLRGLRRRSAGGAWRDDPLRRIEVPMGWAAVGIVAAAVGIVWIGERGLGIPWWLSLVGVVVAMVLASVAIRAYGETDITPAGPLGKVMQLGYGVAAPQALSANLFGTTIVVGSAAVAADTSANLRCGHLLGADPRKQFLAQFLGLGTGIVIAVAAFGVLVPDPTAVGTETLPAPAAQAWRAVAQIVAEGLGALDGVARAAVAVGALLGVGLTLGDRLGPRRPAWWPSPFGLGIGMVIGFAQSTAFFVGAMMAVLLRRKLADRDEANDRIVALSSGGIAGDSLVGVLLALLVALGWMST from the coding sequence TTGACCCCGACCACGAAGACGACGCCTGAGGTCCGTCCGGCCGATCCGGGGACCGCTCCCGAGACGACCGGGCCGCCGCCGGCTCCGGCCATGCCTCCGGACAGCGGTCCGGACGAGCGACGGGATGCCTTCGTCCGGCGCGGTCCCCACGAGTCTCCCCGGGACTACGACGCCCGCTGGCGCGACGAGATCTACCAGGGATCGGTTCCGCAGCTCACGGTGCGTGCGGTGGCCACGGGTACCGTGCTGGGATCGATCCTGGCCGTCAGCAACCTCTACGTGGGCCTGAAGGCCGGCTGGTCGCTGAGCGTGACCATCACCGCGCTGGTGTTGAGCACCGCGCTGTGGAGGGTGCTGACCGCGTCGAAGCTCGCGCGCTCGGACATGTCCCTCCTCGAACAGAACTGCATGCAGTCGACGGCCGCTGCGGCGGGGAACACCTCGAGCGTGGTCCTGGTGACCGCGGTCCCGGCCTGGATGCTGGTGACCGACCGCTACGTCGACCCCTTCGTTCTGGTGGCATGGACCTTCCTCGTGTCGGTGCTCGGCCTGGCCCTGGCCGTTCCCTTCAAGCGACAGCTCCTGCACTACGAACGCCTCGCCTGGCCCAGCGCGGTGGCCATGGCCCAGACGCTGCGCACGCTGCACGCGCGCGGGAGCGCCGCGGTCGACCAGGCGCGATGGTTGTTCGGAAGCGCACTGGTGGCAGGAGCCGTGCGTTGGTCGATCGGCAACACCTTCGGGTGGTGGAAGTTGCCGGCCTGGCCGGAAACCATTGCGCTTCCCGGCCGCTGGGGAGCGCTCGGCGTCGGAATCGACGCGAGCGCACTGTACTACGCGGCCGGGGCTCTGCTCGGCCCACGCGTGAGTGGTTGGATGCTCGTGGGCTCGGCCTCGGTGTGGCTGGGCTTCGTGCCGTGGTTGCTCTCGACCGGACGGCTCGACGAGCCGGGCTACGGGGCGGTGATGTTCGCCGGAGCCCTGTGGGCCGGGGCGGGGATCATGGTCGCGGCGGGAATCACCGGCCTGTTCCTGCAGGCGGGCGTGTTGCTGCGCGGGCTGCGCGGTCTCCGCCGGCGCAGCGCCGGGGGGGCGTGGCGCGACGATCCGCTGCGTCGGATCGAGGTGCCGATGGGCTGGGCGGCGGTCGGGATCGTCGCCGCTGCGGTGGGCATCGTCTGGATCGGCGAGCGGGGACTCGGGATCCCCTGGTGGCTGAGCCTGGTGGGAGTGGTCGTGGCCATGGTCCTGGCTTCGGTCGCGATCCGCGCCTACGGCGAGACCGACATCACCCCGGCGGGCCCGCTGGGAAAGGTCATGCAGCTGGGCTACGGCGTCGCCGCCCCGCAGGCGCTGTCGGCGAATCTGTTCGGGACCACGATCGTGGTCGGTAGTGCGGCGGTAGCGGCCGACACGTCGGCGAACCTGCGGTGCGGTCACCTGCTGGGCGCCGATCCGCGCAAGCAGTTCCTGGCGCAGTTCCTGGGTCTGGGAACCGGGATCGTGATCGCCGTGGCCGCCTTCGGCGTGCTCGTGCCCGATCCGACGGCGGTCGGCACCGAGACCCTGCCCGCGCCGGCCGCCCAGGCCTGGCGCGCGGTGGCGCAGATCGTGGCCGAAGGGCTGGGCGCGCTCGACGGCGTGGCCCGCGCGGCCGTCGCGGTGGGTGCGCTCCTCGGCGTGGGGCTGACCCTCGGTGACCGGCTCGGGCCACGGCGGCCGGCGTGGTGGCCGAGTCCCTTCGGCCTGGGCATCGGCATGGTGATCGGCTTTGCGCAGTCGACGGCGTTCTTCGTCGGGGCCATGATGGCGGTCCTGTTGCGTCGCAAGCTCGCCGACCGCGACGAGGCCAACGACCGCATCGTGGCCCTGTCCAGCGGCGGCATCGCCGGCGACAGTCTGGTGGGCGTGTTGCTCGCCCTGCTGGTCGCCCTGGGATGGATGTCCACTTGA
- a CDS encoding sigma 54-interacting transcriptional regulator, giving the protein MPCSLVGESPSICGLRDRLGVIARTQPGVTILITGPSGSGKELVAREIHCLNARTRRGAFVPVDLSYVPRELAGSRLFGHERGAFTDARERRPGAFEEGRGGTVFLDEVSSITLEFQGMFLRVLQEREFAPLGSTKVFRTDARIIAASNENLWDKVQAGFFRQDLYFRLKVLEVLVPSLSERTEDIPLLVRHFIVKHAPQVGCDPGLAVDDEVFEALARRPWPGNVRQLENVIIHSLALAIDDTVLRASHLPPQGPEETGGRVSPVARDLLAMPYPEAQRESLRRFKISYWTHRLHESGGSIAKTARGAGILPSSLHRMVSELGLKGRYESGQADEA; this is encoded by the coding sequence ATGCCCTGTTCGTTGGTGGGAGAGAGTCCGTCGATCTGCGGACTCCGTGACCGCCTCGGCGTGATCGCGCGCACCCAGCCGGGCGTCACGATCCTGATCACCGGTCCCTCCGGTTCCGGCAAGGAACTCGTGGCCCGTGAGATTCATTGTCTGAACGCCAGGACCCGCAGGGGTGCCTTCGTCCCCGTCGACCTGAGCTACGTGCCCCGCGAACTGGCGGGCAGTCGACTCTTCGGACACGAGCGCGGCGCGTTCACCGACGCACGGGAACGCCGCCCTGGCGCCTTCGAAGAGGGGCGCGGCGGCACCGTGTTCCTGGACGAGGTCTCGAGCATCACTCTGGAGTTCCAGGGCATGTTCCTGCGCGTGCTGCAGGAGCGCGAGTTCGCGCCTCTCGGCTCGACGAAGGTCTTTCGTACCGATGCGCGGATCATCGCGGCCAGCAACGAGAACCTCTGGGACAAGGTCCAGGCCGGTTTCTTCCGTCAGGACCTGTACTTCCGTCTGAAGGTGCTCGAGGTCTTGGTGCCGTCCCTGAGTGAACGGACGGAGGACATCCCTCTGCTGGTGCGCCATTTCATCGTGAAGCACGCGCCACAAGTGGGGTGCGACCCGGGGCTCGCCGTCGACGACGAGGTCTTCGAAGCCCTGGCCCGTCGGCCCTGGCCCGGCAACGTGCGGCAACTCGAGAACGTGATCATCCACAGTCTGGCCCTGGCCATCGACGACACGGTTCTCCGTGCGTCCCACCTCCCTCCGCAGGGTCCGGAGGAGACCGGGGGGCGGGTGTCGCCCGTCGCGCGCGACCTGCTCGCCATGCCCTACCCGGAAGCACAGCGCGAGTCCCTGCGTCGCTTCAAGATCTCCTACTGGACGCATCGATTGCACGAGTCGGGCGGGAGCATCGCGAAGACCGCGCGCGGTGCCGGCATCCTTCCTTCGAGTCTTCACCGGATGGTGAGCGAACTGGGACTCAAGGGCCGATACGAATCGGGGCAAGCCGATGAAGCGTGA